GTCTTCCATTATTATTCAAGTTTTAGGTGTCACTGAATGAATGAAACAATGGAACGAGATGACCGCAGAGAAGCAGGCTAACTTATGATTTATGAGAAATGCACGCTTAAATAAGTTGTTGGCAGCTAAAACAAAGACATCCAAGCATAGCTGAATGCCAGAGTTACAAAAAAAGAAATCACCTCCATGCACAAGAAGCGACCAAATCCCTATTCATCCAACCAAGATATAAACCTCCATCTCTCTCTTCAAGCCTATATCTATCACAGTAGTTCTCAAGCAGTGTTTTTATGGTGGCATTCACCAAGGAACTTAATGGATAAGGAGTGAACCCTGCCATTCTGAACCTTGACCTCCACTTTCCCATGAGTTCATGTCGTTCCACTCTCTCCGGCCCCTCACATGCTATTATGTTAACAACATCCCTTGCCAGGCAATGCTGCTCCACGTTGATTCGCTCTTTGTGTTCCCGTGGGAGAGTCACATCGATGGATTCAAACATGGCTGTATAATAGTTCAACGTCTCACGGAACCTTGGGAAGAATGGAGCAGTGTTTGTGTTTGATTCCTGCTCAACTAGGGTTACAACCTTCGGAGACAGACTCTTAACCAGCCTCAAGAGTCGGTCACGATGATTCTCGGTGCTCACACTCTCATCAGGCATGTGGTGAAGCATGAAAGCAAAATTTACAGCTAGAGCCTCTCCAGGTTGAACTTGAAGATGCTCTTGTTGAACCTCACAACCAGACATGGCAGCAGCATTGAACTCAAATGGCACTTTAAAAAGCGCTGCAAGTTTAGACAGCCTCTTTGCAACAATGTTTAAGCCTCCTCCGCGGGCATAAGCAGATGTGGAATCATCGATACCAGTAATGCGGATGTGAGGCGGCCCACCAGGCCTAGCCGCAAATGCTTGAATAAGAGTAATCCACTGACTCCCCTGACCTATTTGGAAATCGATAATATGAACTCTATCTTCATCCTTCATGGCTTCCGCAATAGCTCCATTAGCGGACATGTAACCAAACTTGAAGTAAGGGCAAACCTCATAAAGAATATGCATGTAAGATAATAGTTCAGCACTTGCCGGTTCTTTGCATCTCAAAGCCTTGTAGATCGAGCTCCCCGAGGAGGCCAGTCGTGCCACAAGCCCTTCCAACATGTATGCTCCCAACCTCTGGATGGGCTCACCAGAAACTGACACCATCCGTCGTAATTCATCCATTAACCACTGTGCTGTCAATAGATCATTATCTGATACAGCTTTTGCACAGGAGACAAGGACCTGTTTTAGATCTCGTCTGGAGACTGCATCCGTTACAAGTCTCCAGCTGTCCATCTCAGGTGAGATGGTGCTGTTGATAATATCACAATCAGGCCCCAACATCACAGTTTCCAGCTCTCTCAGCTTACCCTTCAGATCACTTACATCATCAGTTATGCAGGAACCGCTAATAGGAGAGCTATAGGTATTATCCGGAGAGTGATGCAGGTCAGACATATTAGACTGTGATTCTTGCTGTGACATTGGGCTTCCATTTGATGAAGAATTGTAGACTCTATAACTGCCACATGCAGAAGATGATTCCAAGGTGCAATAAGGCTCATGGGAATTCTTGACTGAGAAATGGGATCCGTGGCTGCTGTCGGTATAGCAGAAAGAGCGATCAATAGCTGGGAATTGAGGGAAGCTGCAAGGCTCGACTTCTTCCTTTACTCGAGGAAACAATCTGCTGGCCATGACTGAACTTCTATGTTGCTGGGATGCTTGCATTGGTGTATCTTGGTTCTCGACTTCTATGTTGCTATAGGTACTAGATTAAGAAATCTTGATTCTATCTGAGAGGCTAAATGCTGAATGCAAAGTAAGTGTAAAAACCAATGTCACACCCAACTATCTCTTCTCTCTTCATGGTCTGCAAAAGAGCGAAATAAGATCAGCAAGATTTAACGGCAGCATTGAGGATACAACACAAATTCCAGATTCATCATGCCTATCAAAATAGTCCATTTCACCGAAACCTAAGCGCCCATTTTTCTTCTGATATCACAAAAACTATCATTATTCAATACCCCCTCCACCATACATTCCTAAATCTTCAACAACAAGAATACTTAATATCCACATCCTCATGACCAAATACGTATGAAGGAAAATAAAGACATCTTTGATTCCGCACAAGGAGGCAAAATAAGTACATTAATTAGCtatttaaacaacatttattccAATCTTCAAAACATCAATTCTGGTCTTACCCAACTGATACCAAAACTTCAACTTATATAGCTAGGCATTCTCTCTCCTAGCCACGTATATATATTTTACgtcataataaataaattcattcaaGCACTAGATCATTACTCATTTGACATTATGTGATGTGAAGGAGCTTCTACTTTTACACAACGAGAAAATATTAGTCTTTATTCTTTTAAGTAATATAAAAACATTCTTAAACATTTcataaaaacattttttaagacaaaaaaaaaaaacaccagaAAGTGTAGATTCTTAGAGTAAAACCAAAACTAGAAATACTTAAAAACTATCTTAGTTATAGTTGATCCAACTCCAACTCATTTTCACTAAACTCAAAACAACTTCCCCCCTTCCAACAAGGAAACCAACAACAACTTCACTCACCAAAagaaaactaaaccaaaattccAAGAACCTCCGGCAagcaagaagaaaaaaagaaatcttaAATTAACTgaatttgagaaaataaattgGCTTGCAATATCAAATCAATTGTTTTAACATACCCACCTTATTATTAAGGAATCCTTAGCTTGCTGAGCTTTGAGTtttgaaagagaaagaaagaaataagataggaaaagatttaattaatttttctttagtGAAGACTGAAGAGCCACATgtgcattatattaattaaaaactgATGATTATTAAAAGCCCATCGATTATGCCAAAACTACAGGATTACCATTAATgtctgaaaaaagaaaaaaaaacattctgAGCTGTCTTGCAAGATACACACCATTAATAGACTTCTGAATGACTATACTACCCTTGTTAAATGCGCATTTGTTTGAAGGGTAAATTACATGAAATTAGTAAATGTGTGTTtgattggataaaaataattcttgggaaatgatttttgataaattaatatttttttagtgtttaaataattttaaataaaatattttttcttatttgattaatttttttatttttttagaaaaataataaaataaagtaaaatttaacttaaattttaattacataattttatttgtatttgaattaaacaataattttaaatgcttaaataaaatttaaattacaacaTCTTTTTCAAATGCATCAATTGAGTAACTAttaaacataattatatattCAAGGCATACCACAATAGTATAACCTTACAATATTTTTCataccaaataaacatatatcaaatacaaaatttaataaaaatacagctaaaaattatatattataatatataaatacacagtAATTCTACATATGGAATCAATGTATCATGGGGATTGCTTGTGAGATGGAAATGGAGATGCATTGAGTGTTAGATGCATTTGAGCAATGATGTCACGTTGGAGGCATTTCAGAACAGGAAGTGGAATCGAGTATTTTGATGTAGTTTTGAGGGCCTCTAGTTGCTCCATGGGTGCTAAAACTTTCCAGAATTGAGGCTTGAGTTTAGCTTAATTATTTAGGCATTGTAAAGCAAGAGTAGATGTTAACTGATCACGTAACATTTCTCCTTCAATCTTTTGATGTCAGATGACATCCGTCACTTCTACTTGTACCATTAAAAGATGAAACAATCAAAGCTTGGATGAGTTGAAAAACTCGTGATTTTGCATAAAATTCTTAAGTGCTTTGATTTTAAAAGAGAAAACTATATTCTTAAGGTCccatttttaaatagaaaaataacattgtatcaaatgaaaaagaaattcaaatttaaaacttatctAACGTCTATGGTCTTCCCATGAGTGTTATGCAACATGAAACCATCcaactcaataattttttttttcatttatggaACGTTTAGCATGGGAATGCACATTATTGTATTTCTATATAaacattttctttaattctttggAATAGACCTCTTTTAAATCTAACTACATGATGATGGTGAAGTTAATAGATTTGTTTCAATAGAGGTTTGCAACAGTAATTTGGTAAAAAATCACAAATTATGCATAAGTCATAGCACTCCAAGCAAACAACTATTGttcatatatttatcattttgcattattttcaaaacataaatatgtaaatgttaCACACGCGTTAATAAAGTAAACaccaatataaatatatatatttatatataatcagAAAGAACAGAAATAAAGACTGGGTCGAAGTATTACACTCGTAGGTAGGCAGGAAAAATAGACTGGTAGTTAAGGTCTGTTTTCACAGTTTCCTTAAAATAGATTCCCCCACTCCTTTGGTgttggagaaacgttggtcgatTGTCTCCTAGGATACAACAACAAGATGAGCACGACAGTAGCACGACTGTAGTGGTCAACGAACAGTAGCGTTGCCTTCGTCTATCACAGAAAACAGTTCAAAAAATATGCAGAAAATGATCTCTTAAAATATTGGAAAATTCAGTATGTCTCTTTTCCTGTAGATTATTtggttttaaataatattcaaatgaaaaacttttttaaattttttactaatGGAGCCATAACGTGTCCATGAATTAAGGTGTCATTAAACCCAAATCAGCGTTTGAATTAAAGGAGCCATTAACTCCTTTTAATTCTAAACAGAAAAACTCTATTGACCAAAAAATAAGATTACGCATTGGGCTAAAATATTAGTAGCATCAAGCCTAGCAGGCCTAACCAGTTCGAACATTTCACGTTGCCCATGTTGTGTAGGTGCACTTCCAACTCTGACAAGTTCGAATTTGTACCCCCTACGCGTGAGGAAGAGCACTAGTTTAGTCATTCAATAACACTAAGTtggttcacatatataaacatattccacACTTAATATCTAACCAATGTGGGACTAAGCTTTCCATTTTTCTCAACATAATTCACAAATGGGTTACTTTGAGCATTGATTTCTCATTCACCACTCAACTATTttaagcatatgatataccgttgtaaaggtctcatagggatagaatataaaaccataattttatgattcaaatctcCACCTTTACTAATCGAGAATACGCCTCAAAGCTTCCAACAATCCCCCatatgaatgaaaattgataattttaaatgaaaaacatTGACTCAATGTGGTGATAGAATCTACATTCGATAGTTGTATAAGATAGGTAGGCATCAACCCTTAaaccttcccttgtgaaagtatatttactttactagccaATTAGTAGA
The Gossypium hirsutum isolate 1008001.06 chromosome A07, Gossypium_hirsutum_v2.1, whole genome shotgun sequence genome window above contains:
- the LOC107952809 gene encoding scarecrow-like protein 21 — translated: MQASQQHRSSVMASRLFPRVKEEVEPCSFPQFPAIDRSFCYTDSSHGSHFSVKNSHEPYCTLESSSACGSYRVYNSSSNGSPMSQQESQSNMSDLHHSPDNTYSSPISGSCITDDVSDLKGKLRELETVMLGPDCDIINSTISPEMDSWRLVTDAVSRRDLKQVLVSCAKAVSDNDLLTAQWLMDELRRMVSVSGEPIQRLGAYMLEGLVARLASSGSSIYKALRCKEPASAELLSYMHILYEVCPYFKFGYMSANGAIAEAMKDEDRVHIIDFQIGQGSQWITLIQAFAARPGGPPHIRITGIDDSTSAYARGGGLNIVAKRLSKLAALFKVPFEFNAAAMSGCEVQQEHLQVQPGEALAVNFAFMLHHMPDESVSTENHRDRLLRLVKSLSPKVVTLVEQESNTNTAPFFPRFRETLNYYTAMFESIDVTLPREHKERINVEQHCLARDVVNIIACEGPERVERHELMGKWRSRFRMAGFTPYPLSSLVNATIKTLLENYCDRYRLEERDGGLYLGWMNRDLVASCAWR